One region of Sulfurisphaera ohwakuensis genomic DNA includes:
- a CDS encoding CPBP family intramembrane glutamic endopeptidase, whose protein sequence is MNIISIVKYVSVFFLVVIGITFLMYPLVMESTSRIEFFLVTISISELVGISIFLFLIRRLGITLADLGFHKPTSITSIILAIFIATIYSLIELQIPQVLQYAFEINFLKCIAITTAIIAGFSEEVVFRGFIITQSRTYGTLKSSLLSASLFGVYHITWGLGGVLGTFLLGLGLAYVFNSSKSIVPCIISHALIDSLIEPGLVISFFHL, encoded by the coding sequence ATGAATATTATTTCAATTGTAAAATATGTATCTGTCTTTTTTCTTGTAGTTATAGGGATTACATTTCTAATGTATCCGTTAGTTATGGAGAGTACTTCTAGAATAGAATTTTTTCTAGTAACAATAAGTATAAGTGAACTTGTCGGAATATCGATCTTTTTATTTTTAATAAGACGATTAGGAATAACTTTAGCAGATTTAGGATTTCACAAACCTACTTCTATAACCTCAATAATCCTAGCCATATTCATAGCAACAATTTATTCGCTTATCGAACTACAAATCCCACAAGTGCTACAATATGCTTTTGAAATTAACTTCCTAAAATGTATAGCTATTACCACAGCAATTATTGCAGGTTTTTCTGAAGAAGTAGTCTTCAGAGGATTTATAATTACTCAATCGAGAACTTATGGTACACTGAAATCATCCCTCCTTTCAGCCTCTCTATTTGGAGTCTACCATATAACATGGGGACTTGGAGGTGTCTTAGGTACATTTTTGTTAGGATTAGGCCTAGCGTACGTATTTAATTCAAGTAAAAGTATTGTACCGTGCATTATATCTCATGCACTAATAGATTCATTAATTGAGCCCGGTTTAGTTATTTCCTTTTTCCATTTATGA
- a CDS encoding HEPN domain-containing protein, protein MNYKEWLEQAVEDLDTANVLIITGKYYASAFYSQQAAEKALKSFILYLGKDPGKTHSLTELAEMIEKEGVQIPVKIKENLMVLSPHFIISRYPDAANGVPYKQYNKSIAEDLYNRVKEVIEWVESEVSQQ, encoded by the coding sequence GTGAATTATAAAGAGTGGTTAGAACAAGCAGTTGAGGATCTTGATACAGCCAACGTTCTTATTATTACAGGGAAATATTATGCTTCTGCTTTTTATTCTCAGCAAGCAGCAGAAAAAGCGTTAAAATCATTTATTTTATATCTGGGCAAAGACCCAGGCAAAACACATTCACTCACGGAACTAGCTGAAATGATAGAGAAGGAAGGTGTACAAATTCCAGTGAAGATTAAAGAGAATTTAATGGTTCTTTCTCCTCATTTTATTATATCAAGGTATCCAGATGCTGCGAACGGTGTTCCTTATAAACAGTATAACAAGTCAATAGCTGAGGACTTGTATAATAGAGTTAAAGAGGTAATAGAATGGGTAGAATCAGAGGTAAGTCAGCAATAG
- a CDS encoding ABC transporter ATP-binding protein: MNCIELRNVVKKYGKVTALNNVSFTIECGEKVALLGPNGAGKSTTLKLIVGLLRPDNGEVLVKGLDPFSTKARGIIGYLPEDASPYLMLTVRENLEYIASLRGVNNVKDKVDKLLDFLALRQYEKNRVMSLSRGNRQKLALALALIHDPEILLLDEPLNYLDIPTQERVISLLNSMTNATMLVSTHIMSIARRLASKVIILSNGQVVWQGNISDLKKFGEENEPIESIVARLMESVK; encoded by the coding sequence ATGAATTGTATCGAGCTTAGAAATGTAGTTAAGAAATATGGTAAAGTGACTGCGTTAAATAATGTTTCGTTTACGATTGAATGTGGAGAAAAGGTGGCACTTTTAGGACCTAACGGAGCAGGTAAATCGACTACTCTCAAACTAATCGTCGGTTTATTAAGACCGGATAATGGAGAAGTTCTTGTCAAAGGATTAGATCCCTTTTCTACTAAAGCTAGGGGGATAATTGGATATTTACCAGAAGATGCAAGCCCCTATTTGATGCTTACTGTTAGAGAGAATTTGGAGTATATTGCGTCATTAAGAGGAGTAAATAATGTTAAGGATAAGGTTGACAAACTCTTAGATTTTTTAGCTCTCAGACAGTACGAGAAGAATAGGGTCATGTCTCTATCTAGAGGTAATAGGCAGAAATTGGCTTTGGCTTTAGCCTTAATCCATGATCCAGAAATATTACTTTTGGATGAGCCTTTAAATTATTTGGATATACCAACTCAAGAGAGGGTTATCTCACTGCTAAATTCCATGACTAATGCTACTATGCTGGTTTCAACTCATATAATGTCTATAGCCAGAAGACTAGCCAGTAAGGTAATAATATTATCCAATGGTCAGGTAGTATGGCAAGGTAACATATCTGACTTGAAGAAGTTTGGTGAGGAGAATGAACCTATTGAATCTATAGTTGCGAGGTTGATGGAAAGTGTTAAGTAA
- a CDS encoding IS607 family transposase — protein MERYLTPSEVAEIFGISRSGIIKWIREGKIKAIEINGRWRIPYSEVERLISGKEKVKQVAIYARVSSNTQKDDLERQLNTLKEWVKKTFGEVSVIEVKDIDSGLKEDRRGLKKLIELAKRRQIDVVVVAYKDRLTRFGFEYLVELFKAYGVNVIVAFQEEPKDYIQELVEDFVEIVKSFASKIYGHKYEKVIKCVEDTEKDN, from the coding sequence GTGGAGAGGTATTTAACACCTAGTGAAGTTGCCGAGATCTTTGGGATAAGTAGGAGTGGTATTATTAAGTGGATTAGGGAAGGGAAAATAAAGGCTATTGAAATTAACGGTAGGTGGAGAATACCTTACAGTGAAGTAGAAAGATTAATAAGTGGAAAAGAAAAAGTTAAACAAGTAGCAATTTACGCTAGAGTCTCATCAAACACACAAAAGGACGACTTAGAGAGACAACTAAACACGTTGAAGGAATGGGTTAAGAAAACCTTCGGTGAAGTGAGTGTAATTGAAGTTAAGGACATTGACTCTGGATTGAAAGAAGATAGAAGAGGATTAAAGAAACTCATAGAATTAGCCAAGAGGAGACAGATCGATGTGGTAGTAGTAGCATACAAGGACAGACTAACACGTTTCGGCTTCGAATACCTCGTTGAGCTATTCAAAGCTTACGGAGTAAACGTCATCGTGGCTTTCCAAGAAGAACCAAAGGATTACATACAAGAGCTAGTAGAGGATTTCGTAGAAATCGTAAAATCCTTTGCTTCAAAAATTTACGGCCATAAGTACGAGAAGGTGATAAAATGTGTTGAAGACACTGAAAAGGACAATTAA
- a CDS encoding nucleotidyltransferase domain-containing protein, with protein sequence MGRIRGKSAIESQIKMLNLAKEIVEKVSEELPQLTEVYIFGSRARGDYLDTSDIDLLFVFKGIKGLSAFEKMNLISKYIKGNVDYIVVDEEEKDRIKEKKLFWKRDYGFIDYNELLES encoded by the coding sequence ATGGGTAGAATCAGAGGTAAGTCAGCAATAGAGAGTCAAATTAAAATGTTAAACCTAGCAAAGGAAATAGTGGAGAAGGTATCGGAGGAACTTCCACAACTTACAGAGGTTTATATCTTTGGCTCTAGAGCTAGAGGAGATTATCTTGATACCAGTGACATCGACTTACTCTTTGTATTTAAGGGAATAAAGGGACTTTCCGCATTCGAGAAGATGAACCTCATTTCAAAATATATTAAGGGTAATGTGGATTATATAGTCGTTGATGAAGAAGAGAAGGATAGAATTAAAGAGAAGAAGCTATTTTGGAAAAGAGATTATGGGTTTATAGATTATAACGAGTTATTAGAATCGTAA
- a CDS encoding AAA family ATPase — translation MNWTLTIKEFGPFNNTSLELKPLTIFIGKNSLGKSLILRLLWSLSSAEPDYKEFSKEFMRLGGYSRRENLLLKDKEAIKNYANVYMRAFSFSLLKGIENKIKEIFGKTEGEIEVTSELANIKVSNEAQSILEPSLDKLIDIEINTLSPLNVVFKFKDGENSEYYIKTKEDLDDALDLALLYFTYSRFEPFFQADTNRIFLIDGRAGLTRFFNLKFLKTLDFLDIISKEYLSSYSLLLEDFSKGKVDFNLIKDFFNELGFDLKLIEMEGIKSPHVKMWNGVTLPLSEAPSGIREALPITLALASKEISVIYIEEPEAHLHPKAQRIVAKMISEAVKNGKYVFLTTHSDYLLYSISNLIAMSQKDNKGLDPNKVAVYLLKRDCEYTRVDKVEVNEDGINEDEFTKVAEELLDEKGKIYG, via the coding sequence ATGAATTGGACACTTACCATAAAAGAATTTGGTCCATTTAACAATACCTCATTAGAGCTTAAACCTTTAACGATATTCATAGGTAAAAACAGCCTAGGCAAATCTCTCATACTGAGACTCCTATGGAGTCTCTCTTCTGCAGAGCCAGATTATAAGGAATTTAGCAAGGAGTTTATGAGATTAGGCGGGTACTCCAGAAGGGAGAATTTGTTGCTAAAAGATAAGGAAGCGATAAAAAATTACGCAAACGTTTATATGAGAGCATTTTCCTTCTCTTTACTAAAGGGTATTGAAAATAAAATAAAGGAGATTTTTGGCAAAACTGAAGGTGAGATTGAAGTTACCTCTGAGCTAGCTAACATTAAGGTTAGTAATGAAGCACAATCAATACTTGAACCCAGTTTAGATAAATTAATAGACATCGAGATAAACACGCTTTCACCACTAAACGTTGTCTTTAAATTTAAAGACGGGGAAAACTCAGAATATTACATAAAAACAAAAGAAGATCTTGATGATGCTTTAGATTTAGCCTTACTTTATTTTACTTATTCTCGCTTCGAACCGTTTTTTCAAGCTGATACAAACAGAATATTTCTTATTGACGGTAGAGCTGGCTTAACAAGATTCTTCAACTTAAAGTTTTTGAAAACTCTTGATTTCTTAGACATAATTAGCAAAGAATACCTTTCCTCTTATTCATTATTATTAGAGGACTTTAGCAAAGGTAAAGTAGACTTTAACCTTATAAAAGATTTCTTTAACGAATTAGGTTTTGATCTAAAACTAATAGAGATGGAGGGAATAAAGTCCCCACATGTTAAAATGTGGAATGGAGTAACTTTACCTTTATCGGAGGCTCCTTCCGGAATTAGAGAGGCACTTCCTATAACCTTAGCATTGGCAAGTAAGGAAATTTCAGTCATCTACATAGAAGAACCAGAAGCTCATCTGCACCCCAAAGCTCAGAGGATAGTGGCTAAAATGATTTCAGAAGCGGTAAAGAACGGTAAATACGTTTTCCTAACTACTCATAGCGATTATCTCCTTTACTCTATAAGCAACTTAATCGCTATGTCACAAAAGGACAATAAAGGGTTAGACCCTAATAAAGTTGCCGTATATTTGTTAAAGAGAGATTGTGAGTATACCAGAGTTGATAAGGTTGAGGTTAATGAAGACGGGATTAATGAAGATGAATTCACAAAAGTAGCAGAAGAATTATTAGACGAGAAAGGAAAGATATATGGCTGA
- a CDS encoding xanthine dehydrogenase family protein molybdopterin-binding subunit: MKRLDVVDLIKGKGNYIDDYPFKGKYAVFVRSPYSHAKIKKIDVTEAEKKGALVLTGKDIVARKVEAGEREGAGLSTMLMATNKALYVGQPVALVIANDPYEASDLAELIQVDYEPLEPIPNIEKALKGEVYVFDELKSNVIREQTFEFGKISTQGKELELDLYWSRSSGNPIETFGAIVIPTTQGLEIISNQQAGNFVISELEKALGVKVTHKNARQGGSFGSKFSLVRYLSVLAFASLKFKVPIKWIETRTEHLLASNSSGPERKFKIKAYYDSRGKVNFLDIHIWEDVGASVEAGQPFKPLGHLTGPYKIPGIRYTATLVATNKNPPGAFRGAGTPPHTWALERVMDAIADELGLDRAEVRKANVIDSFPYDSGFAYYDSGNPSGLLEMALSRKDIFSMRDEKTGVGLALSTDPSTPSGSERVKLKIKNGKVVVGLGFGPEGQGNEHTAVLLVSKLLGIPTDLVTYEILDNNELTSSFGPGGSRMAAFTYGAISGAVEELKAKLKREAENLIGDVEYKDGYFIGEHGKIGITQFEGEEVTFTFSLQGKYRFNAYPFACDLAVVRIEDGKIKPIKHVVYIDPGNPIDEDLVKEQVIGGTAIGISIALYESYVYDDQGNLLTTSLADYGLPTAPDLPEIEVNIVPTPSPVTPGGVKGIGEIPVGVAAAAVTSAVEDVLKRRVKKVPIRLDDF, from the coding sequence ATGAAAAGGTTAGATGTAGTAGATTTAATTAAAGGAAAGGGAAATTATATAGATGATTATCCTTTCAAGGGGAAATATGCTGTATTTGTGAGGAGCCCTTACTCTCACGCAAAAATAAAAAAGATAGATGTTACTGAAGCTGAGAAAAAGGGGGCTTTGGTTTTAACTGGTAAAGATATTGTTGCAAGAAAAGTAGAAGCTGGAGAAAGAGAAGGTGCAGGATTATCAACCATGCTAATGGCTACAAATAAGGCTTTATATGTTGGTCAGCCAGTAGCTTTGGTAATTGCTAATGATCCATATGAAGCCTCAGATTTAGCAGAGTTAATACAGGTGGATTATGAGCCTCTAGAACCAATACCTAATATAGAGAAAGCGTTGAAGGGCGAAGTTTATGTATTTGATGAATTAAAGAGTAACGTTATAAGGGAACAGACTTTTGAGTTTGGTAAAATATCTACCCAAGGAAAAGAGTTAGAGTTAGACTTATACTGGTCTAGGAGTAGTGGAAATCCAATTGAAACTTTTGGAGCAATAGTTATTCCTACTACTCAAGGTTTAGAAATAATATCAAACCAACAAGCTGGAAATTTTGTTATTTCCGAGTTAGAAAAGGCCTTAGGAGTTAAGGTAACACATAAAAATGCTAGACAAGGTGGTAGTTTCGGTTCTAAATTTTCTTTAGTTAGATACTTATCGGTATTAGCTTTTGCGTCGTTGAAATTTAAAGTACCAATAAAGTGGATAGAAACTAGGACTGAACATTTGTTAGCTTCAAATAGTAGTGGGCCAGAAAGAAAATTCAAAATTAAAGCCTATTATGATTCGCGCGGTAAAGTGAATTTCTTAGATATTCATATTTGGGAAGATGTAGGAGCATCAGTAGAGGCTGGGCAACCATTTAAACCGTTAGGACATTTAACTGGCCCATATAAGATACCCGGGATTAGATACACTGCAACTTTAGTAGCCACGAATAAGAACCCACCCGGTGCATTTAGGGGTGCTGGTACACCTCCACATACATGGGCATTAGAAAGAGTTATGGATGCAATAGCTGATGAATTAGGTTTAGATAGGGCTGAAGTTAGGAAAGCTAACGTGATCGACTCTTTCCCATATGATAGTGGATTTGCCTATTATGATTCTGGTAATCCTAGTGGGTTACTTGAAATGGCATTATCAAGGAAGGATATATTCTCAATGAGAGATGAAAAAACTGGTGTGGGTTTAGCATTATCTACTGATCCTAGTACACCTTCTGGGAGCGAGAGAGTTAAGTTAAAAATAAAGAATGGTAAAGTCGTGGTAGGGTTAGGCTTTGGACCAGAAGGACAGGGAAATGAACATACAGCTGTTTTGTTAGTCTCAAAACTTCTTGGAATCCCAACAGATCTAGTGACTTATGAAATTTTAGATAATAATGAACTGACTTCATCCTTTGGTCCCGGTGGAAGTAGAATGGCTGCTTTCACTTATGGTGCTATAAGTGGTGCTGTAGAAGAGTTAAAGGCTAAGCTAAAAAGAGAAGCTGAAAATCTTATAGGAGATGTTGAGTATAAAGATGGATACTTCATTGGTGAACATGGTAAAATAGGGATTACCCAATTTGAGGGAGAAGAAGTAACTTTTACTTTCTCCCTTCAAGGAAAATATAGATTTAATGCATATCCATTTGCTTGTGATTTAGCTGTAGTTAGAATTGAAGATGGCAAAATTAAACCGATAAAACATGTTGTTTACATAGATCCGGGGAACCCAATAGATGAAGATCTTGTAAAAGAACAAGTTATTGGCGGTACAGCAATAGGAATTTCTATTGCACTTTATGAATCTTATGTTTATGATGATCAGGGTAATTTATTAACTACAAGTCTAGCAGATTACGGTTTACCAACAGCACCGGATTTACCAGAAATTGAGGTTAATATTGTACCAACACCTTCCCCAGTTACGCCAGGAGGCGTAAAAGGAATCGGTGAGATACCAGTTGGTGTTGCTGCAGCTGCTGTGACTAGTGCTGTAGAAGATGTTCTAAAGAGAAGGGTTAAAAAAGTGCCCATAAGGTTAGATGATTTTTAA
- a CDS encoding RNA-guided endonuclease InsQ/TnpB family protein, producing the protein MPNVGFRFRAYADDQTIRALKAQLRLACEMYNTLRWADIYFYQRDGKGLTQTELRQLALDLRKQDKEYQQLYSQVVQQIADRYYDARDRFFKGLAHFPKEKKPHKYYSLVYPQSGWKILESREIRTKSRKNKKKLVLLRLSNLGVFKVIVHRDFPLDKVKRVVVKLTRSERVYVSFIVEGVGFSQFPKTGKVVAIDVGVEKLLTTSDGFYFPNLRPYEKALEKIRKLHKVLSRKEFLSKNWFKGKVKLARGYEHLKNLRQDLYMKLGKWFAQHYDVVVMEDIDVKQLVEESERKLRMRLHDVAFHELKRILEYQLEKYGKKLLLINPAYTSKMCAKCGYVKKELTLTDRVFSCPKCGWVTDRDYNACLNMLKRSGWEPSLVPVELYPLPVAKSYGQGGAMKQEAPPFRAG; encoded by the coding sequence ATGCCCAACGTAGGGTTCCGCTTTCGTGCATATGCTGACGATCAAACAATTAGGGCGTTAAAAGCCCAGTTGAGGTTAGCATGTGAGATGTACAACACCCTACGCTGGGCAGATATCTATTTCTACCAAAGGGACGGAAAGGGTCTTACACAAACGGAGTTAAGACAGCTCGCTCTAGATCTAAGAAAGCAAGATAAGGAGTACCAACAACTCTACTCACAAGTAGTACAGCAAATTGCCGATCGTTATTACGATGCTAGGGATAGGTTCTTCAAAGGTCTAGCACACTTTCCTAAGGAGAAGAAACCCCATAAGTACTACTCTCTTGTTTACCCACAAAGTGGATGGAAAATACTTGAGAGCAGGGAAATAAGGACTAAGAGTAGGAAGAATAAGAAGAAGCTGGTGTTATTGAGGTTATCAAATCTCGGCGTGTTTAAGGTCATTGTTCATAGGGACTTCCCGCTTGACAAAGTTAAGAGGGTGGTAGTTAAACTAACACGTTCAGAGAGAGTATATGTCTCCTTCATAGTTGAAGGTGTTGGATTCTCTCAATTCCCAAAGACTGGTAAGGTAGTTGCAATAGATGTTGGGGTAGAGAAACTCCTAACCACGAGTGATGGGTTCTATTTCCCTAACTTGAGACCTTATGAGAAGGCACTTGAGAAGATAAGGAAACTCCACAAGGTTCTCTCGAGGAAGGAGTTCTTGTCGAAAAATTGGTTTAAAGGAAAAGTGAAGTTAGCTAGGGGTTATGAACACTTGAAGAACTTGAGACAAGACCTCTATATGAAGTTGGGTAAGTGGTTTGCACAACATTATGACGTTGTAGTAATGGAGGATATAGATGTTAAACAACTGGTGGAGGAGTCAGAAAGGAAGTTGAGGATGAGGTTACACGATGTTGCATTCCATGAGTTGAAGAGAATACTAGAATATCAGTTGGAAAAATATGGAAAGAAACTGTTGTTAATAAACCCAGCATATACTTCAAAGATGTGTGCCAAGTGCGGGTACGTAAAGAAGGAGTTAACTTTGACTGACCGTGTGTTCAGCTGTCCTAAGTGTGGTTGGGTTACTGATCGTGACTATAACGCTTGCTTAAACATGTTGAAGAGATCGGGGTGGGAGCCATCCTTAGTGCCTGTGGAGCTCTACCCTCTACCCGTAGCGAAAAGCTACGGGCAAGGTGGGGCTATGAAGCAGGAAGCTCCGCCCTTCAGGGCGGGGTAG
- a CDS encoding metal-dependent hydrolase family protein: MISLIGKIFDGEKIIQKGTVVIDGNKIVKVIEGEESKEGEVIYGNFIMPGLIDTHVHFFGVDEDNLLSWNLVSEIDVAIRSTRDMERLLRSGFTTVRDLGSKVAVNLARLQRKGEIIGPTVIASGYSLAITGGNDDPKSLPIDIAQRLSYSFYCDSPYECRKAVRMAIRQGANVIKVYASGAFSQGGKIMPGFSLDELKAIVEEAHRNGLKVASHAYGREAIMNSILAGVDTIEHGLGLDDETATLIKEKGICYIPTLATYEIPFEVDPIVRPSREELVKRHFTEDMKIAVSQGLKIALGTDYVGSRQRPHGKNYREAVLLSRYMPILEVLKAGTSIASECLGLHNVGRIREGYNADVIVLNADPLNDIENLSPQHIMYVIKEGQKYKGYALFND, from the coding sequence ATGATAAGTTTAATCGGAAAGATTTTTGATGGAGAGAAAATAATTCAAAAAGGAACTGTAGTTATAGATGGAAATAAAATAGTTAAAGTTATAGAAGGAGAAGAAAGTAAAGAAGGAGAAGTCATATATGGAAATTTTATAATGCCAGGTTTAATTGATACCCATGTTCATTTCTTTGGTGTGGACGAAGATAACCTCTTATCATGGAATCTCGTTAGCGAAATTGATGTTGCGATAAGAAGTACAAGGGATATGGAAAGGCTTCTAAGATCAGGATTTACAACTGTAAGAGATTTAGGAAGTAAAGTAGCAGTTAATTTAGCCAGATTACAAAGAAAAGGTGAAATCATAGGACCTACTGTTATTGCTTCTGGATACTCGTTAGCAATAACTGGAGGTAATGATGATCCTAAATCTTTACCTATTGATATAGCTCAAAGACTTTCATATTCCTTTTACTGTGATTCTCCATATGAGTGCAGAAAAGCAGTAAGAATGGCGATAAGACAAGGAGCAAATGTAATAAAAGTTTATGCCTCTGGTGCATTTTCTCAAGGAGGAAAAATCATGCCTGGATTTTCACTAGATGAGTTAAAAGCAATTGTTGAAGAGGCTCATAGAAATGGACTTAAAGTTGCTTCACACGCTTACGGGAGGGAAGCTATAATGAACTCAATCTTAGCTGGAGTTGATACAATAGAACATGGTCTAGGCTTAGATGATGAAACTGCTACTTTAATTAAAGAAAAAGGAATATGCTATATACCTACACTGGCAACTTATGAAATACCATTTGAAGTAGACCCTATAGTTAGACCATCTAGAGAAGAACTAGTTAAAAGACACTTTACCGAAGATATGAAAATTGCAGTATCCCAAGGTTTGAAAATTGCATTGGGAACTGATTATGTAGGGTCAAGACAAAGACCTCATGGAAAGAACTATAGAGAAGCTGTATTACTTTCGAGATATATGCCAATTTTAGAAGTATTAAAGGCGGGAACTTCTATAGCTAGTGAATGCTTAGGATTACACAATGTTGGCAGAATAAGAGAAGGTTATAACGCTGATGTAATCGTATTAAACGCTGATCCCTTAAATGACATAGAAAACTTATCACCACAACATATAATGTATGTGATAAAAGAAGGGCAAAAGTATAAAGGTTATGCTCTTTTTAATGATTAA
- a CDS encoding YncE family protein, producing MTYKSRLLKLIIISVIFIALILILIGLQGNNLGYVKYTLYFNNTINNFNAPLCIAYDANNNFLYVTNFLSNSVIVINASVNQVVGNVSVGLYPTAIVFDPSNNYLYVVNSGSNSINGSNSISVIDPTTNQVIKNIVVKDGNEIVFDPSNNYLYVASSSSNSISVIDPTTNQVIKNIVVKDPYGIVYDPNNNYIYVTNPAAGTISIINPNTDQVVGNVSVGLYPTAIVFDPSNNYLYVVNSGSNSVSVINPATNKVITNIKVGKSPYAIAYDHHNGYLYVTNSGSQFISVINPSTNKVIGNITLKYYSYGIVYDPNNNYIYVTNFYSGAISIISTSSPVNVLLISILLAVVIITITVGLLLIRKWRK from the coding sequence GTGACTTACAAATCTAGATTGTTAAAGTTAATAATAATATCTGTAATATTCATTGCATTAATATTAATATTAATAGGACTACAAGGTAATAATTTAGGTTATGTAAAGTATACATTATATTTTAATAATACAATTAATAATTTTAATGCCCCTTTATGTATTGCTTATGATGCTAACAATAACTTTTTGTACGTAACTAACTTTCTCTCCAATTCTGTTATTGTTATCAATGCAAGTGTGAATCAAGTGGTTGGGAATGTATCGGTTGGGTTGTATCCTACGGCTATTGTTTTTGATCCTAGTAATAATTATTTGTATGTTGTGAATAGTGGTTCTAACTCTATTAATGGATCAAACTCTATTTCTGTAATTGACCCCACTACAAATCAAGTTATTAAAAACATAGTAGTGAAAGATGGTAATGAAATCGTTTTTGATCCTAGTAATAATTATTTGTATGTTGCTAGTAGCAGTTCTAATTCTATTTCTGTAATTGACCCCACTACAAATCAAGTTATTAAAAACATAGTAGTGAAGGATCCTTACGGTATTGTTTATGATCCTAATAATAACTATATATACGTAACAAATCCTGCTGCTGGTACTATTTCAATCATTAATCCTAACACTGATCAAGTGGTTGGGAATGTATCGGTTGGGTTGTATCCTACGGCTATTGTTTTTGATCCTAGTAATAATTATTTGTATGTTGTGAATAGTGGTTCTAACTCTGTTTCTGTAATTAATCCTGCTACGAATAAAGTAATTACAAATATAAAAGTAGGTAAAAGTCCTTACGCTATTGCATATGATCATCATAACGGTTATCTTTATGTAACTAATTCAGGTTCCCAATTTATTTCTGTCATTAACCCTAGTACAAACAAAGTTATTGGGAACATAACGTTAAAATATTATTCTTACGGTATTGTTTATGATCCTAATAATAACTATATATACGTAACAAACTTTTACTCTGGTGCTATTTCAATCATTTCTACTTCTTCGCCTGTAAATGTTCTTCTTATTTCTATTCTATTAGCTGTGGTTATTATTACAATAACTGTTGGATTACTATTAATAAGGAAATGGAGGAAGTGA
- a CDS encoding AbrB/MazE/SpoVT family DNA-binding domain-containing protein has translation MKTKVRVGKKLTIHIPKAVAEELNIKEGDILSLRVKDNKIILEHNDAILFSIKGKKFAKITLDEIEKISEEEQNSYENPH, from the coding sequence ATGAAGACCAAAGTACGTGTAGGTAAAAAGCTTACAATTCATATTCCCAAGGCTGTTGCTGAAGAGCTTAACATAAAAGAGGGTGATATATTGTCCCTAAGGGTTAAAGATAATAAGATAATTTTAGAACATAATGATGCTATACTGTTTTCAATAAAAGGTAAGAAGTTTGCAAAGATCACATTAGATGAGATAGAAAAAATAAGTGAAGAGGAGCAAAATAGTTATGAGAATCCTCATTGA
- a CDS encoding PIN domain-containing protein produces MRILIDTSFILPALGIDVGEEIINIIKEFYNHEVYFTELSLLEAMWVIKRLIKQGIEVDFNVVKTGLKSINKTYRLVKIPISAYIKAVNDKRHNDLIDLILYYTAKAYNLRLLSLDLKLKEIDKENIVIQSLNES; encoded by the coding sequence ATGAGAATCCTCATTGATACAAGTTTTATTCTTCCTGCCCTTGGCATAGATGTAGGTGAGGAAATAATAAACATCATAAAAGAGTTCTATAATCATGAAGTTTATTTCACAGAGTTATCACTGCTAGAAGCTATGTGGGTAATTAAGAGGCTAATAAAACAAGGAATTGAAGTAGATTTTAATGTAGTGAAGACAGGTCTGAAAAGTATAAATAAAACTTATCGTTTAGTAAAAATACCAATATCAGCTTACATAAAGGCTGTGAATGATAAAAGGCATAACGATTTGATAGATTTGATCTTATACTATACTGCAAAAGCTTATAATCTCAGATTACTTTCTTTAGATCTCAAGTTAAAAGAAATTGATAAAGAGAATATTGTCATACAAAGCTTAAATGAGAGCTAA